The following coding sequences are from one Musa acuminata AAA Group cultivar baxijiao chromosome BXJ2-4, Cavendish_Baxijiao_AAA, whole genome shotgun sequence window:
- the LOC103980862 gene encoding uncharacterized protein LOC103980862, translating into MGTWRTPMLGILFLMCWAATIQAEYMKYKDPNQPVNVRVKDLMKRMTLAEKIGQMTQIERKDASPQVLKDYLIGSILSGGGSVPAPQASAKDWVNMINEYQKACLSTRLGIPMIYGIDAVHGHNNVYNATIFPHNVGLGATRDPDLVKRIGVATALEVRATGIPYTFAPCIAVCRDPRWGRCYESYSEDHRVVQAMTQIILGLQGDIPANYTKNFPYVSGKKHVAACAKHFVGDGGTQKGINENNTIIDFHGLLSIHMPAYYDSVAKGVSTIMASYSSWNGIKMHANRYLITDFLKKKLGFKGFVISDWQGIDRITTPPDANYTYSVQVSVNAGIDMVMVPDDYPGFFNTLTTLVNAKVIPMSRIDDAVRRILRVKFVMGLFDNPLADYNLVDQLGKKEHRELAREAVRKSLVLLKNGKSSKKPLLPLPKKAGKILVAGSHADNLGYQCGGWTIEWQGSSGRITGGTTILEAIKSTVDPSTNVAFSENPDAGFVKSNNFSYAIVVVGEPPYSETAGDSLNLTIPEPGPSTIQSVCGAVKCVVVIISGRPVVVEPYVPLMDALVAAWLPGSEGQGVADVLFGDFGFTGKLPRTWFKSVDQLPMNVGDKNYDPLFPFGFGLTTSTV; encoded by the exons ATGGGAACTTGGCGGACACCAATGCTTGGAATTCTGTTCCTGATGTGCTGGGCGGCAACCATACAAGCAGAGTACATGAAATACAAAGACCCCAACCAGCCAGTGAATGTTCGAGTCAAAGATCTGATGAAGCGCATGACTCTTGCTGAAAAAATTGGTCAGATGACACAGATCGAGCGAAAAGATGCCTCACCTCAAGTCTTGAAGGACTACTTAATTG GTAGCATTCTTAGTGGTGGGGGAAGTGTTCCTGCTCCTCAGGCATCTGCTAAGGACTGGGTTAATATGATAAATGAATACCAGAAAGCCTGCCTGTCGACACGATTGGGAATTCCCATGATTTATGGGATTGATGCTGTTCATGGCCACAATAATGTCTATAATGCAACCATATTCCCTCATAATGTTGGTCTTGGAGCCACAAG GGATCCTGATCTTGTAAAGAGGATTGGCGTGGCAACTGCTCTTGAAGTCAGAGCAACAGGCATTCCTTACACTTTTGCGCCATGTATCGCG GTTTGTAGAGATCCAAGGTGGGGCAGGTGCTATGAGAGTTACAGTGAGGATCACAGGGTTGTGCAGGCAATGACCCAAATTATTCTTGGTTTACAGGGAGATATCCCCGCAAACTACACAAAGAACTTCCCTTATGTTTCCGGAAA GAAGCATGTTGCAGCTTGCGCCAAGCACTTTGTTGGTGATGGTGGGACACAAAAAGGAATCAATGAGAATAATACTATTATCGACTTCCATGGACTCCTCAGCATCCATATGCCTGCTTATTATGACTCCGTCGCAAAGGGTGTGTCCACAATCATGGCATCTTATTCAAGTTGGAATGGAATTAAAATGCATGCCAACCGTTACCTAATCACTGACTTCCTCAAGAAGAAGCTTGGTTTCAAG GGATTCGTGATCTCAGACTGGCAGGGCATAGATCGGATCACCACTCCACCTGATGCAAATTACACTTACTCCGTTCAAGTGTCAGTAAACGCTGGTATCGACATG GTGATGGTTCCAGATGACTATCCTGGGTTCTTCAATACTCTGACAACTCTGGTTAATGCCAAAGTGATCCCCATGAGCCGAATTGATGATGCTGTAAGAAGGATCTTGCGGGTGAAGTTTGTCATGGGTCTTTTCGACAATCCTCTGGCTGACTACAACTTGGTTGATCAGCTTGGAAAGAAG GAGCACAGGGAGTTGGCAAGGGAAGCTGTAAGGAAATCACTTGTGCTGCTGAAGAATGGGAAGTCTAGTAAGAAGCCATTGCTGCCACTGCCAAAGAAGGCCGGGAAGATTCTTGTTGCTGGAAGCCATGCAGACAACCTTGGCTACCAGTGCGGTGGTTGGACCATAGAGTGGCAAGGAAGTAGTGGAAGAATCACTGGTG GTACCACAATCCTGGAGGCCATCAAGTCCACAGTAGATCCATCAACCAATGTAGCGTTCTCTGAGAACCCTGATGCCGGCTTCGTTAAGAGCAACAACTTCTCCTATGCCATTGTCGTCGTCGGGGAGCCGCCCTATTCTGAGACTGCTGGAGACAGCCTCAACCTCACCATTCCTGAGCCTGGGCCGAGCACAATCCAATCTGTGTGCGGCGCGGTGAAGTGCGTGGTGGTTATCATCTCCGGCAGGCCCGTGGTCGTCGAGCCGTATGTGCCCTTGATGGACGCGCTTGTGGCTGCGTGGCTGCCGGGATCCGAAGGCCAAGGGGTCGCTGACGTGCTCTTCGGGGACTTCGGCTTCACCGGGAAGCTGCCTCGCACTTGGTTCAAGTCGGTGGACCAGCTCCCCATGAACGTTGGTGACAAGAACTACGACCCCCTGTTCCCGTTTGGTTTTGGGTTGACAACGTCAACAGTGTAG
- the LOC135609664 gene encoding DExH-box ATP-dependent RNA helicase DExH3-like isoform X1 yields MMRRGLGFGLASLLRPERFAATSLGRKVGALSFLSRRSTSSTGGDVNAGCCYRWQRGFCGYAVEQFSDDEYECEFESHKPSSEANIDEWRWKLSLLLRGTEEQEIISRDKRDRRDYEQISNLAKRMGLYSELYGKVVVASKVPLPNYRPDLDDKRPQREVMIPLSLQRRVEGLLQEHLDRVLLASNIVNDELGRSSSSKDVEDVDVDENQDSLVDSSVMEKILQRKSIRMRNLQRTWQDSPEGVKMLNFRNSLPAYKEKDGLLSAIARNQVIVISGETGCGKTTQLPQYVLESEIESGRGAFCNIICTQPRRISAMAVAERVSAERGENLGETVGYKVRLEGMKGKNTHLLFCTSGILLRRLLGDRNLNGVTHVFVDEIHERGMNEDFLLIVLKDLLPRRRDLRLILMSATLNAELFSNYFGGAPTIHIPGFTYPVRAQFLEDILEKTGYKLTSFNQIDDYGQEKLWKTQRQLMPRKRKNQITALVEDALQNSSFEGYSSRARDSLASWTPDCIGFNLIEAILCHICRKERPGAVLVFMTGWDDISCLRDQLRAHPLLGDPNRVLVLTCHGSMATSEQKLIFENPPPNIRKIVLATNMAEASITINDIVFVVDCGKAKETTYDALNNTPCLLPSWISKASARQRRGRAGRVQPGECYHLYPRCVYDAFAEYQLPELLRTPLNSLCLQIKSLQVGSIGEFLSAALQPPEPLTVQNAVEFLKMIGALDEQENLTNLGRYLSVLPVDPKLGKMLIMGAVFRCLDPVLTVVSGLSVRDPFLLPQDKKDLAGTAKSRFSAKDYSDHMALVRAYEGWKDAEREGSAYEYCWRNFLSAQTLQAIHSLRKQFSFILKDSGLLDADSSINNSLSHNQPLVRAIICSGLFPGIASVVHREKSLSFKTMDDGQVLLYANSVNAKYQTIPYPWLVFSEKVKVNTVFIRDSTGVSDSVLILFGGTLIRGEMAGHLKMLDGYIDFFMDPSLTECYWNLKAELDNLVQRKLLDPRTDIHKEGRYLMLAVQELVSGDLCEGRFVFGRETRRTRFSGNEGNKNNIVKDGTNPKSLLQTLLMRAGHSPPKYKTKHLKTNEFRAIVEFKGMQFVGKPKKNKQLAERDAAIEALEWLTHTSDKSHQVEDDDSPLDITENMLKLLNRPRRRSRRRSG; encoded by the exons ATGATGCGTCGCGGATTAGGGTTCGGCTTAGCGTCGCTTCTTAGACCCGAGAGGTTCGCGGCAACGTCATTGGGTCGAAAGGTCGGAGCCTTGTCTTTCCTCTCGCGGCGTTCGACCTCCTCGACTGGTGGAGATGTTAATGCTGGATGCTGCTATCGGTGGCAGCGCGGCTTCTGCGGCTACGCCGTGGAACAGTTCTCCGACGACGAGTATGAGTGCGAATTCGAGAGCCACAAG CCTTCTTCAGAGGCCAACATTGATGAATGGAGATGGAAACTTAGTTTGCTCTTACGTGGCACTGAAGAGCAAGAGATTATTTCCAGGGACAAAAGAGACCGACGTGATTATGAACAAATATCAAATCTTGCAAAACGAATGGGTCTCTACAG TGAGCTTTATGGAAAAGTGGTGGTTGCCAGCAAGGTTCCTCTGCCTAATTATAGACCTGATCTTGATGATAAGCGGCCACAAAGAGAA GTGATGATCCCTCTTAGCTTGCAGAGGAGGGTTGAAGGTTTACTGCAAGAACACCTTGATAGGGTGCTATTAGCATCCAACATTGTCAATGATGAATTGGGACGTAGTTCTTCCAGCAAGGATGTGGAAGATGTAGATGTTGATGAAAACCAGGATTCCTTGGTTGACAGTTCAGTCATGGAAAAGATACTTCAGAGAAAGAGCATACGAATGAGGAACTTGCAAAGAACTTGGCAG GACTCACCGGAGGGTGTGAAGATGCTGAATTTTAGAAACTCACTTCCAGCATACAAGGAGAAGGACGGACTCCTCTCTGCTATTGCACGCAATCAG GTCATAGTAATTTCTGGGGAAACTGGATGTGGTAAAACAACTCAACTTCCTCAGTATGTTCTAGAATCTGAGATAGAATCTGGGCGTGGGGCATTTTGCAACATCATTTGTACACAACCGCGAAGAATATCTGCTATGGCTGTTGCTGAAAGAGTTTCAGCAGAAAGAGGAGAAAATCTTGGTGAAACA GTTGGTTACAAAGTTCGATTAGAGGGAATGAAGGGAAAGAATACACATCTCCTCTTTTGTACCAGTGGAATTCTGCTAAGAAGATTGCTTGGAGACCGAAATTTGAATGGTGTAACTCATGTTTTTGTTGATGAAATTCATGAACGAGGCATGAATGAAG ATTTCTTGTTGATTGTGTTAAAGGACCTTCTTCCACGTCGCCGTGATTTGAGATTAATTTTGATGAGTGCAACTTTGAATGCTGAATTGTTTTCAAACTACTTTGGAGGAGCTCCAACAATCCATATTCCA GGGTTCACATATCCTGTAAGGGCGCAGTTTCTTGAAGATATACTTGAGAAAACTGGATACAAACTGACTTCTTTTAACCAAATTGATGACTATGGCCAAGAGAAACTTTGGAAGACTCAGAGGCAGCTAATGCCACGTAAAAGAAAAAATCAGATTACTGCACTCGTTGAG GATGCTCTTCAAAATTCAAGTTTTGAGGGATACAGTTCCAGAGCACGTGATTCTTTGGCCTCCTGGACACCTGATTGCATAGGTTTTAATCTTATTGAGGCTATTCTGTGTCATATATGTCGTAAGGAACGACCAGGTGCTGTCCTTGTATTTATGACTGGTTGGGATGACATTAGTTGCTTGAGGGATCAGCTGAGGGCTCATCCTCTCTTAGGAGATCCAAACAGGGTTTTGGTACTTACATGTCATGGTTCTATGGCTACTTCTGAGCAG AAACTCATATTTGAAAATCCACCACCTAATATACGAAAGATAGTCCTTGCGACAAACATGGCTGAAGCAAGTATTACAATCAATGATATTGTGTTTGTTGTTGACTGTGGTAAAGCAAAAGAGACCACCTATGATGCACTGAATAATACGCCTTGCTTGCTGCCATCCTGGATCTCTAAAGCTTCTGCCCGCCAA AGGCGGGGTAGAGCTGGTCGTGTGCAGCCTGGGGAGTGCTACCATCTCTATCCTAGATGTGTATATGATGCCTTCGCAGAATATCAGCTTCCTGAGCTTTTAAGAACTCCATTGAACTCCTTATGTTTGCAAATAAAAAGTTTGCAGGTTGGTAGCATTGGGGAGTTCTTATCTGCTGCCTTGCAGCCACCAGAACCACTCACT GTCCAAAATGCTGTTGAATTTCTGAAGATGATTGGAGCACTAGATGAACAGGAAAATCTTACGAATCTTG GTCGATATCTATCAGTGCTTCCGGTTGATCCAAAGCTAGGAAAGATGCTTATCATGGGTGCTGTCTTTCGTTGCCTTGATCCAGTTCTTACGGTAGTGTCTGGATTAAGTGTCAGAGACCCTTTTCTCTTACCGCAGGACAAGAAGGAT TTGGCAGGAACTGCAAAATCAAGATTCTCAGCTAAGGACTACAGTGATCATATGGCTCTTGTCCGTGCATATGAGGGATGGAAAGATGCAGAGAGAGAAGGTTCTGCATATGAGTACTGCTGGAGGAACTTCCTTTCAGCCCAAACTCTTCAGGCTATCCATTCACTTAGGAAGCAATTTAGTTTTATTCTAAAAGATTCTGGTCTTTTAGATGCTGACTCCAGCATCAATAACAGCTTAAGCCATAATCAGCCACTGGTTCGTGCTATCATATGCTCCGGACTCTTTCCTGGGATAGCATCAGTTGTG CACAGAGAGAAGTCTCTGTCTTTCAAAACGATGGATGATGGCCAGGTCCTACTTTATGCT AATTCTGTAAATGCGAAGTACCAGACAATCCCTTATCCATGGTTGGTCTTTAGTGAGAAGGTCAAAGTGAATACTGTTTTTATTCGTGATTCTACAGGTGTATCTGATTCAGTACTGATCTTGTTTGGTGGAACCCTCATCAGGGGAGAAATG GCTGGGCACTTAAAGATGTTAGATGGCTACATTGATTTCTTCATGGATCCAAGTTTAACAGAATGCTACTGGAACCTCAAGGCGGAACTTGATAACCTTGTACAAAGAAAG CTTCTAGATCCGAGAACAGATATCCACAAAGAAGGCAGGTACCTAATGCTTGCCGTGCAGGAGCTCGTCTCAGGTGACCTGTGTGAAGGAAGGTTTGTATTTGGACGGGAAACAAGAAGGACCAGATTTAGCGGCAACGAGGGCAACAAGAACAATATTGTGAAAGATGGGACCAACCCAAAAAGCTTGCTGCAAACCTTGTTGATGAGGGCAGGCCACAGCCCACCAAAGTACAAGACGAAGCATCTGAAGACAAATGAATTCCGGGCAATAGTGGAATTCAAAGGGATGCAATTTGTGGGAAAACCAAAGAAGAACAAGCAGCTTGCTGAGAGGGATGCTGCTATAGAAGCTTTGGAATGGTTGACCCACACTTCGGACAAGAGCCACCAGGTTGAAGATGATGACTCCCCACTTGATATCACTGAGAATATGCTGAAGCTTCTTAACAGACCAAGGCGAAGGTCAAGGCGTCGTTCGGGCTGA
- the LOC103980865 gene encoding phosphoserine aminotransferase 2, chloroplastic, translating to MAAASTPQSFLLQHPLYPSLKTLSYIPSKQHLRPRPRLSTVSCTAVHPAPASVSVTKDQGRIFNFAAGPATLPESVILKAQSELYNYHGSGMSIMEMSHRGKEFDAVIKNAESDLRRLLAVPDDYAVLFLQGGATTQFAAVPLNLCAPEDAADYIVTGSWGDKAFKEAQKFCKPNLIWSGKSDKYTKIPPFEGLEQNPNAKYLHICANETIHGVEFKNYPTPSNKDAILVADMSSNFCSKPVDVSKFGVIYAGAQKNVGPSGVTIVIVRKDLIGNAQPITPVMLDYKIHADSASLYNTPPCFTIYICGLVFADLLEQGGLVEVEKKNAKKAGILYDAIDGSDGFYVCPVEKSVRSLMNVPFTLEKTDLEKKFIEEAAKEGMIQLKGHRSVGGVRASIYNAMPLAGVEKLVAFMKDFQARHL from the coding sequence ATGGCTGCTGCCTCTACTCCTCAATCTTTCCTCCTCCAACACCCCCTTTATCcctctctcaaaaccctctcttaCATCCCCTCCAAGCAGCACCTCCGACCAAGACCCCGCCTGTCCACCGTCTCCTGCACCGCCGTCCACCCTGCTCCCGCCTCCGTCTCCGTCACCAAGGATCAGGGCCGCATCTTTAACTTCGCCGCGGGACCGGCCACCCTTCCGGAGTCCGTGATCCTGAAGGCCCAGTCGGAGCTGTACAACTACCATGGCTCCGGCATGAGTATTATGGAGATGAGCCACCGCGGCAAGGAGTTCGATGCCGTCATCAAGAACGCTGAGTCCGACCTCCGCCGCCTCCTCGCCGTCCCTGACGACTACGCCGTCCTCTTCCTCCAGGGCGGCGCCACGACCCAGTTTGCCGCCGTTCCCCTCAACCTCTGCGCACCCGAAGATGCTGCGGACTACATCGTCACCGGATCGTGGGGCGACAAGGCCTTCAAAGAAGCCCAGAAGTTCTGCAAGCCTAATCTCATCTGGTCTGGTAAATCTGACAAATACACCAAGATCCCGCCTTTTGAAGGCCTCGAGCAGAACCCCAACGCCAAGTACCTGCACATTTGCGCCAACGAGACGATCCACGGGGTGGAGTTCAAGAACTACCCCACGCCAAGCAATAAAGATGCAATCTTGGTGGCCGATATGTCATCCAATTTCTGCTCGAAGCCCGTTGACGTATCGAAGTTCGGCGTGATCTATGCTGGCGCGCAGAAGAACGTCGGTCCGTCCGGTGTCACGATCGTGATAGTCCGAAAAGATCTTATTGGCAACGCCCAACCGATCACACCCGTGATGCTGGACTACAAAATCCATGCCGATAGCGCTTCCCTCTACAACACTCCCCCATGCTTCACGATCTACATTTGTGGACTTGTGTTTGCGGACTTGCTGGAGCAGGGTGGCTTGGTAGAGGTGGAGAAGAAGAACGCCAAGAAGGCAGGAATTCTCTATGATGCTATTGATGGGAGTGACGGGTTCTATGTGTGCCCGGTTGAGAAATCAGTTAGATCACTGATGAACGTGCCGTTTACACTTGAGAAGACAGATCTTGAGAAGAAATTCATCGAGGAGGCTGCCAAAGAAGGGATGATTCAACTCAAGGGTCATCGCTCAGTGGGTGGTGTTCGGGCTTCCATATACAATGCAATGCCGTTGGCAGGAGTGGAGAAGCTTGTTGCTTTCATGAAGGATTTCCAAGCCAGGCACCTTTGA
- the LOC135609664 gene encoding DExH-box ATP-dependent RNA helicase DExH3-like isoform X2, giving the protein MGLYSELYGKVVVASKVPLPNYRPDLDDKRPQREVMIPLSLQRRVEGLLQEHLDRVLLASNIVNDELGRSSSSKDVEDVDVDENQDSLVDSSVMEKILQRKSIRMRNLQRTWQDSPEGVKMLNFRNSLPAYKEKDGLLSAIARNQVIVISGETGCGKTTQLPQYVLESEIESGRGAFCNIICTQPRRISAMAVAERVSAERGENLGETVGYKVRLEGMKGKNTHLLFCTSGILLRRLLGDRNLNGVTHVFVDEIHERGMNEDFLLIVLKDLLPRRRDLRLILMSATLNAELFSNYFGGAPTIHIPGFTYPVRAQFLEDILEKTGYKLTSFNQIDDYGQEKLWKTQRQLMPRKRKNQITALVEDALQNSSFEGYSSRARDSLASWTPDCIGFNLIEAILCHICRKERPGAVLVFMTGWDDISCLRDQLRAHPLLGDPNRVLVLTCHGSMATSEQKLIFENPPPNIRKIVLATNMAEASITINDIVFVVDCGKAKETTYDALNNTPCLLPSWISKASARQRRGRAGRVQPGECYHLYPRCVYDAFAEYQLPELLRTPLNSLCLQIKSLQVGSIGEFLSAALQPPEPLTVQNAVEFLKMIGALDEQENLTNLGRYLSVLPVDPKLGKMLIMGAVFRCLDPVLTVVSGLSVRDPFLLPQDKKDLAGTAKSRFSAKDYSDHMALVRAYEGWKDAEREGSAYEYCWRNFLSAQTLQAIHSLRKQFSFILKDSGLLDADSSINNSLSHNQPLVRAIICSGLFPGIASVVHREKSLSFKTMDDGQVLLYANSVNAKYQTIPYPWLVFSEKVKVNTVFIRDSTGVSDSVLILFGGTLIRGEMAGHLKMLDGYIDFFMDPSLTECYWNLKAELDNLVQRKLLDPRTDIHKEGRYLMLAVQELVSGDLCEGRFVFGRETRRTRFSGNEGNKNNIVKDGTNPKSLLQTLLMRAGHSPPKYKTKHLKTNEFRAIVEFKGMQFVGKPKKNKQLAERDAAIEALEWLTHTSDKSHQVEDDDSPLDITENMLKLLNRPRRRSRRRSG; this is encoded by the exons ATGGGTCTCTACAG TGAGCTTTATGGAAAAGTGGTGGTTGCCAGCAAGGTTCCTCTGCCTAATTATAGACCTGATCTTGATGATAAGCGGCCACAAAGAGAA GTGATGATCCCTCTTAGCTTGCAGAGGAGGGTTGAAGGTTTACTGCAAGAACACCTTGATAGGGTGCTATTAGCATCCAACATTGTCAATGATGAATTGGGACGTAGTTCTTCCAGCAAGGATGTGGAAGATGTAGATGTTGATGAAAACCAGGATTCCTTGGTTGACAGTTCAGTCATGGAAAAGATACTTCAGAGAAAGAGCATACGAATGAGGAACTTGCAAAGAACTTGGCAG GACTCACCGGAGGGTGTGAAGATGCTGAATTTTAGAAACTCACTTCCAGCATACAAGGAGAAGGACGGACTCCTCTCTGCTATTGCACGCAATCAG GTCATAGTAATTTCTGGGGAAACTGGATGTGGTAAAACAACTCAACTTCCTCAGTATGTTCTAGAATCTGAGATAGAATCTGGGCGTGGGGCATTTTGCAACATCATTTGTACACAACCGCGAAGAATATCTGCTATGGCTGTTGCTGAAAGAGTTTCAGCAGAAAGAGGAGAAAATCTTGGTGAAACA GTTGGTTACAAAGTTCGATTAGAGGGAATGAAGGGAAAGAATACACATCTCCTCTTTTGTACCAGTGGAATTCTGCTAAGAAGATTGCTTGGAGACCGAAATTTGAATGGTGTAACTCATGTTTTTGTTGATGAAATTCATGAACGAGGCATGAATGAAG ATTTCTTGTTGATTGTGTTAAAGGACCTTCTTCCACGTCGCCGTGATTTGAGATTAATTTTGATGAGTGCAACTTTGAATGCTGAATTGTTTTCAAACTACTTTGGAGGAGCTCCAACAATCCATATTCCA GGGTTCACATATCCTGTAAGGGCGCAGTTTCTTGAAGATATACTTGAGAAAACTGGATACAAACTGACTTCTTTTAACCAAATTGATGACTATGGCCAAGAGAAACTTTGGAAGACTCAGAGGCAGCTAATGCCACGTAAAAGAAAAAATCAGATTACTGCACTCGTTGAG GATGCTCTTCAAAATTCAAGTTTTGAGGGATACAGTTCCAGAGCACGTGATTCTTTGGCCTCCTGGACACCTGATTGCATAGGTTTTAATCTTATTGAGGCTATTCTGTGTCATATATGTCGTAAGGAACGACCAGGTGCTGTCCTTGTATTTATGACTGGTTGGGATGACATTAGTTGCTTGAGGGATCAGCTGAGGGCTCATCCTCTCTTAGGAGATCCAAACAGGGTTTTGGTACTTACATGTCATGGTTCTATGGCTACTTCTGAGCAG AAACTCATATTTGAAAATCCACCACCTAATATACGAAAGATAGTCCTTGCGACAAACATGGCTGAAGCAAGTATTACAATCAATGATATTGTGTTTGTTGTTGACTGTGGTAAAGCAAAAGAGACCACCTATGATGCACTGAATAATACGCCTTGCTTGCTGCCATCCTGGATCTCTAAAGCTTCTGCCCGCCAA AGGCGGGGTAGAGCTGGTCGTGTGCAGCCTGGGGAGTGCTACCATCTCTATCCTAGATGTGTATATGATGCCTTCGCAGAATATCAGCTTCCTGAGCTTTTAAGAACTCCATTGAACTCCTTATGTTTGCAAATAAAAAGTTTGCAGGTTGGTAGCATTGGGGAGTTCTTATCTGCTGCCTTGCAGCCACCAGAACCACTCACT GTCCAAAATGCTGTTGAATTTCTGAAGATGATTGGAGCACTAGATGAACAGGAAAATCTTACGAATCTTG GTCGATATCTATCAGTGCTTCCGGTTGATCCAAAGCTAGGAAAGATGCTTATCATGGGTGCTGTCTTTCGTTGCCTTGATCCAGTTCTTACGGTAGTGTCTGGATTAAGTGTCAGAGACCCTTTTCTCTTACCGCAGGACAAGAAGGAT TTGGCAGGAACTGCAAAATCAAGATTCTCAGCTAAGGACTACAGTGATCATATGGCTCTTGTCCGTGCATATGAGGGATGGAAAGATGCAGAGAGAGAAGGTTCTGCATATGAGTACTGCTGGAGGAACTTCCTTTCAGCCCAAACTCTTCAGGCTATCCATTCACTTAGGAAGCAATTTAGTTTTATTCTAAAAGATTCTGGTCTTTTAGATGCTGACTCCAGCATCAATAACAGCTTAAGCCATAATCAGCCACTGGTTCGTGCTATCATATGCTCCGGACTCTTTCCTGGGATAGCATCAGTTGTG CACAGAGAGAAGTCTCTGTCTTTCAAAACGATGGATGATGGCCAGGTCCTACTTTATGCT AATTCTGTAAATGCGAAGTACCAGACAATCCCTTATCCATGGTTGGTCTTTAGTGAGAAGGTCAAAGTGAATACTGTTTTTATTCGTGATTCTACAGGTGTATCTGATTCAGTACTGATCTTGTTTGGTGGAACCCTCATCAGGGGAGAAATG GCTGGGCACTTAAAGATGTTAGATGGCTACATTGATTTCTTCATGGATCCAAGTTTAACAGAATGCTACTGGAACCTCAAGGCGGAACTTGATAACCTTGTACAAAGAAAG CTTCTAGATCCGAGAACAGATATCCACAAAGAAGGCAGGTACCTAATGCTTGCCGTGCAGGAGCTCGTCTCAGGTGACCTGTGTGAAGGAAGGTTTGTATTTGGACGGGAAACAAGAAGGACCAGATTTAGCGGCAACGAGGGCAACAAGAACAATATTGTGAAAGATGGGACCAACCCAAAAAGCTTGCTGCAAACCTTGTTGATGAGGGCAGGCCACAGCCCACCAAAGTACAAGACGAAGCATCTGAAGACAAATGAATTCCGGGCAATAGTGGAATTCAAAGGGATGCAATTTGTGGGAAAACCAAAGAAGAACAAGCAGCTTGCTGAGAGGGATGCTGCTATAGAAGCTTTGGAATGGTTGACCCACACTTCGGACAAGAGCCACCAGGTTGAAGATGATGACTCCCCACTTGATATCACTGAGAATATGCTGAAGCTTCTTAACAGACCAAGGCGAAGGTCAAGGCGTCGTTCGGGCTGA